The following coding sequences lie in one Musa acuminata AAA Group cultivar baxijiao chromosome BXJ1-8, Cavendish_Baxijiao_AAA, whole genome shotgun sequence genomic window:
- the LOC135582125 gene encoding protein FAR1-RELATED SEQUENCE 5-like — MDGPLENIKTVDASVGSTKAINISLEGSVAVAADVSGEGTNEMDGSMRKATMTSGPVENDNGLVGAVEISSNIDSSVGNVDDRDASGSITCLDGSLNTGNVDELVTVAPEATENLQLEPKVGMVFHSEEEAYEFYNSYAKKKGFSVRKGHLSRRRDNSIRDRHYVCSNEGTRQEHRTHVTKKPRPLERTKCLARIEFKVNRSNVWVVNKLIEEHNHLLASPNKIHMLRSHRKKLPVERAIFTEADYYYGVKPSLMYDSQSEEVQSMGDGELLVKNQNSCLSATRLRDLEKGDAQFLLDILKNKQSEDPSFFYAVQIDEKERMTNFFWADARSINDYAYFGDSVLFDTTYRTSRFDIPFAPFIGVNHHKQIVIFGAALLLDESIESFIWLFRTFMAAMSGRQPKTIFTDRCAEMSKAITMTFPDTCHRLCLWHILQNVPKHFHGVSNRESNFQKDFEDCIFGSSSEEILCKLWDSLISKHCLGNSAWLKDLYAATEKWALAYLNSFCATMTTKQWAEGMDNLFKIHFYRKLPLPKFIAQYFKALVQLREKELFEDYESRQTKPVLLVDIPVLAEAAESYTRTIYVDFEYEYKSQLACLCETIAMDGTVYTFRVSIPQKCTGLVEFNPSNITIKCSCKKFESMGILCMHALKVLNNNNILYLPPQYILKRWTKYAKDGTLYCGPHLAADSSAQESLISRYSRICHKAVSVAVKSALSKESLEILEHGLDRFIAEMENMFHGAPWTKQTQDVNVDDAMQHNTLETSGICFDGFEFAAR; from the coding sequence ATGGATGGGCCCCTAGAAAATATCAAAACAGTGGATGCATCTGTTGGGAGCACCAAGGCCATAAATATATCACTAGAAGGAAGTGTGGCTGTGGCTGCTGATGTGTCTGGAGAAGGTACCAATGAAATGGATGGATCAATGAGAAAAGCCACTATGACTAGTGGACCAGTAGAAAATGACAATGGCCTTGTTGGAGCAGTGGAAATTTCCAGTAACATCGATAGTTCAGTGGGAAATGTTGATGACAGAGATGCATCAGGAAGTATAACTTGTTTGGATGGATCTTTAAATACTGGCAATGTGGATGAATTAGTGACTGTTGCTCCCGAGGCAACTGAAAATTTACAGTTAGAACCTAAGGTTGGTATGGTTTTTCATTCGGAAGAGGAAGCATATGAATTCTATAATTCATATGCCAAGAAAAAGGGATTCAGTGTGCGCAAGGGGCATCTTTCCCGAAGAAGAGATAATAGCATACGAGATAGGCACTATGTCTGTAGCAATGAAGGTACTCGTCAAGAGCATCGCACTCATGTGACTAAGAAACCACGTCCACTGGAGAGAACAAAATGTTTGGCTCGTATTGAGTTCAAAGTGAATCGTAGCAATGTATGGGTAGTAAATAAGCTCATTGAAGAGCACAATCATCTGCTTGCAAGCCCAAATAAGATTCACATGTTGCGGTCACATAGAAAGAAATTGCCTGTTGAACGTGCAATCTTTACTGAAGCAGATTACTATTATGGGGTAAAACCTTCTCTGATGTATGATTCTCAGTCAGAGGAGGTACAGAGTATGGGAGATGGAGAATTGCTTGTGAAGAACCAAAACAGCTGTTTGAGTGCTACAAGGCTGCGGGATCTTGAAAAGGGAGATGCACAGTTCCTTTTAGATATTCTGAAAAATAAACAGTCTGAAGATCCGTCATTTTTTTATGCTGTACAAATAGATGAAAAGGAACGCATGACCAACTTCTTTTGGGCGGATGCACGGTCAATAAATGATTATGCCTACTTTGGTGATTCAGTCTTGTTTGACACAACCTATCGAACGAGCAGGTTTGACATACCATTTGCACCATTTATTGGCGTAAATCATCATAAGCAAATTGTTATATTTGGTGCTGCATTGCTGTTGGATGAATCTATAGAATCATTCATTTGGTTATTTAGAACTTTTATGGCTGCTATGTCTGGTAGACAGCCAAAGACAATCTTTACAGATCGCTGTGCTGAAATGTCAAAAGCGATTACTATGACTTTTCCTGATACATGCCATCGACTTTGTTTATGGCACatacttcaaaatgttccaaagcaTTTTCATGGTGTGTCCAACCGTGAATCCAACTTCCAAAAAGATTTTGAGGATTGCATATTTGGAAGTAGTTCTGAAGAAATTTTATGTAAATTATGGGATAGCTTGATTTCTAAACATTGTCTTGGAAATAGTGCATGGTTGAAGGACCTATATGCAGCCACAGAAAAATGGGCTCTTGCttaccttaattcattttgtgctACCATGACAACAAAACAATGGGCTGAAGGCATGGACAATCTCTTCAAGATTCATTTCTACAGGAAACTGCCTCTGCCCAAATTTATTGCACAATATTTCAAGGCATTAGTTCAACTACGTGAAAAGGAACTTTTTGAAGATTATGAATCTAGGCAAACTAAACCTGTTTTGTTGGTTGATATACCTGTTCTAGCTGAAGCAGCAGAATCATATACAAGGACAATATATGTGGATTTTGAATACGAGTACAAGAGCCAACTTGCTTGCCTATGTGAAACTATTGCTATGGATGGGACAGTTTATACTTTTAGAGTTTCTATTCCTCAAAAATGCACTGGGCTTGTTGAGTTTAATCCATCCAATATTACAATTAAATGTAGCTGTAAAAAATTTGAATCAATGGGCATCTTGTGTATGCATGCATTAAAAGTTCTTAACAATAATAACATTCTCTATCTCCCTCCTCAGTACATTTTGAAGAGATGGACAAAGTATGCAAAAGATGGGACATTATACTGTGGACCTCATTTGGCAGCTGATTCCAGTGCCCAAGAGTCATTGATCTCACGATACAGTCGCATTTGTCATAAAGCAGTATCTGTTGCGGTAAAAAGTGCACTGTCAAAAGAATCCCTTGAAATTCTTGAACATGGGCTTGACCGATTCATTGCTGAAATGGAGAATATGTTTCATGGTGCTCCTTGGACCAAACAAACACAAGATGTGAATGTCGATGATGCTATGCAGCATAATACATTAGAAACAAGTGGGATTTGTTTCGATGGTTTTGAGTTTGCTGCAAGATGA